DNA sequence from the Streptomyces sp. CA-210063 genome:
ACATGAGGCCCTCGATGGAACGCCACCCGACCGGAAACCAGGCCACAGCTCCCGTGGAGGGTGCGTCCGCCCGGGCGGCGCGGCCGCCGCTCGCGATCACCAGTGCCGCGGCGGCCCGCCGCCATGTGCGGGCGTTCGTGGGGGAGCGATGGCGCTCCCCGGCCGGGCCGCCGACCGAGGAGGCGATGATCGATCTCATCCTCGTCGTCTCCGAACTGGTCACGAACGCGGTCCGGCACGGTGGTGGCGTCGCCGGTTTCGACGTCACCCTCACCTCTGAAGGCGTGCGGCTGAGCGTGCGGGACCACAGCGCCGCCCTGCCCGTCGGCATCCACGGACCCCGGGTGCTGCCCCGCGCCGACGAGGGCAGCGGATACGGATGGCCGCTGATCAACCGGCTGTGCAGCGAGGTCGCCGTCGAGCGCCGCGTGGCCGGCGGCAAGACGATCAGCGTGCTCGTCCCCCTGACCTGACGTCTCACCCCAGACGTCTCACCCTGACGTCTCACCAGGGCAGGAAGACGTGGACGTCCTTGCCCTGGTCGTGCACCACCACGCTCACCTCGTCGCACAGCGTGTGGATCAGATACCAGCCGATGCCGCCACCCCCCTTGTCGGGGCTGAAGGGGCGCGGCGCGGGCGACGTGGTGCTCGTGTCCCCCAGCGTCACATGCACCCCGTCGTGGGTGCGACGCATCGTGAGTTCGAAGCGCCCGGGGGCGTACTGCACGGCGTTGGCCGCCAGCTCGGTGACCACCAGCAGGATGTCGTCCCAGTGCTCGACGGCCACCGGCGGGGACGTGCGCGCGAGCGTGCCCAGGAACCCCTCGGCGGCCGTGCGTGCGCCCGTCACGTCGCCGAGCTCTCCGTCGAAGGCGGCGTGGCTGTCGTGGATCTCCTCAGCAGTCAGTTTGTCGTCCCTACGCGGTTCTGTCGCCATCTCGTCTTCCCCGGCTCGGCTCTTCGAGGCGGACGCGATGTCGCGTTCCCCTCCGCCGCTCGTGTTTCCCGCGCAGAGAGCGGCTACGCGTTCGAAAGCGTAGGGAAGTGTGTGGCCTTGGAGAAGAGAGTGGCCCTCCGGCCCCTGCCGCCGGTGCTCTACCGCCCACCCGGCTCACCGCCCTCGGCCGGCGTCCGGAAGACCAGGAGGGCGACATCGTCGTCGTTGTCGACGGGACGCGCCCGCTCCAGGAGCAGGTCGCAGAACACGTGCAGGGGCCGGTGGGCGAGCGCCGCCGCGTGCTGGCGCAGCCGGGCCATGCCCCGGTCGAGGGTGTGCCCCGGGGACTCGATCAGACCGTCCGTGTACAGCACGAGCGTGGACAGCGGCGGCAGCGGGGTGAGCGTGTCGGTACGTGGCCGGATCAGACCCGTGCCGAGCAGGTGGTCGTGCTCCTCGTCCAGGAAACGGGACCGGCCGTCGTGCGTGATCAGCAGCGGCGGCGGATGCCCGGCGTTGGTCCACCGCAGCGCCCACGCGTCGTCGCCGTTCCGCTCGACCCGGCCGAAGATCACGGTGGCCATGGACGCCTCGGTCACATGCACCACGGCCTGGTCCAGCCGTTCCACGATCGAGCTCGGCGGCTCCTCCAGCGCCCAGGCGTAGGCGCGGAGCATGTTGCGGACCTGCGCCATTCCGGCGGCCGCGTCGATGTTGTGCCCCACCACGTCGCCGATGGCCACGGCCGTGGCCCCGTCGGCCAGCGAGAACACGTCGTACCAGTCGCCGCCGACCTGCGCGGACTCCGAAGCCGACGCGTAGCGGGCGGCCATGCGCAGCCCCGGCACCTCCGGCATCTGAGGAAGCAGATGGCGCTGCATGGTCTCCGCGATGTGGCGCTGACGCTGGTACAGACGCGCGTTCTCCAGCGCCAGCCCGGCCCGGCGGGCGATGTCCTCCAGCAGGGACAACTCGGCGTCGGTGAAGGTCCCCGGCCGGTCACTGAGGCCCAGTGTGAGGGCGCCGAGCACCGCGCGCGGCCCGCGGATGGGCGCGATGGCGGCGGAGCGCATACCCGTCACCTGGAACAGCTTCTGCTGCGCGACCGTGATCCCCGAATCCGGCGGGCCCTGATAGGTCTCGGGCCCGGCCAGCGCCGACGCCGCCCCGCGCAGTGCCCGGGACAGCGGCATCAACGACTCCTCGTGCACCGGCGGCAGCGGGCCCTCCAACTCCTCGCACCGCACCACGGAGCCGTCGTGGTGGGTCGCCACCGTGGTCCGCCAGACGTCGTCGCTCTCGCTGATCAGGTCCACGATCGCCCAGTCCGCCAGCCTCGGCACCACGAGCCGGACCAGGCGCGCCACCGCCTCGTCGGAGTCCAGCGTGGACGTGAGCCGGGTCGTCGTCTCGGCGAGCAGCGCCAGCCGGTCCAGCTGCGACAGCGTCGGCGGCTCGGCGGCCGGGAGCACACCGTTCTCGGGGCCGGACTCGTAGAAGAGGACCGCCGCGCCCATCGCCGGGCCGTCGAGCCGGCAGGGTGTGACCAGCCAGGACACCGGCAGCAGCGTGGCGTCACCGCGCCGGAACCACTCACGGTCCCCGCCGCCCGTACGGCCGCTGAGGAAGGCGTGCATCATCGGGCACGCGGCCCGGGGCATCGTCTGTCCGAGGTGGTCGCGGTGCAGCAGCTCGTGGGCGTCCCGGCCGACGATTTCGGCGGCCGTGTGGCGGAGCAGGGCCTCCGCCCGGGCGTTCACCGCGAGGACGGAGCCGTTGCCGTCCACCACGTACATGCCGGCGTGCACGAGGTCGGGCAGCCCGTCCGGCAACCGCAGAGCCGGGCCGAACGGCTGCGGCTCGGTGTGATCCGGACTCCACGCGCTCATGTTCGGGCTCCTCCGACTCCGGTCGCGGACGGGACCTGACCGTACGTGCCGTGGAGAGGTCCGCCGCACGTCCTGCACGCATTACCCCGTCCCCGACGACCTACGCGCGAAAGTCCTCGACCGCAGCTCGGAGCCTGTGCGGCGCTACGGTCCGTCGGGGGCCGTACGCGAACGACGGCGCCCTCACCCGCACACTCCGGGCGCGCGGCGGACGACGTCACGCCTGAGTGTGCCGTATGCAGGCCACGACGACCTCGCGCAGGCTCCCCGTCCGCTCCATCACCTCGCGCTGCACCCGGGCCCCGTTGCCGCGCCCCGTCAGTTCGGCGAGGGCGGCGCGGACCCGCTCGGCGTCACCGTTGGCGACCAGCGCCTCCTCGACGTGGTCGAGCAGCGCGCGGATCACCTCGGCGGCCGGCCGGGGCCGCATCGTCGAGGGGTCCAGGAGGTTCTCCGACATGCCGGAGCGCGCGGCACGCCAGGTGGCCAGCCGCAGCAGGCCCGCACTGTGTCCGAGCGGCTCCCGGCCGGCCCGCCACTCGCGCGCCGCGGTGTCGACGAGCCCCCGGCCGAGGGCGGCGACGAGGACCGCGGTGTCGGGGTGCAGACAGACGTCCGCCACCCGGATCTCCACGGTCGGGTACCGCTGGGACAGCCGCGCGTCGAAGTAGACCATGCCCTCGTCGCGGACGACCTCCGTGGCGATGAGGTTCGCGACGCACTGGTGGTACCGCTCCGCCGAGCCGAAGATGTCCGACGGACCGGCCATCGGCCACATGTCCCACACCTGGCTGCGGTAGCTCGCGTACTGGCTGTCGTGGCCCTGCCAGAAGGGCGAGTTCGCGCTCAGGGCCGTCAGGACGGACAGCCACGGCCGCATACGGTCCAGGACGGCGACGCCCTCCTCGTCGGATTCCACGGACACGTGCACATGACAGCCGCAGACGAGCTGTACCTGAGTGGGCAGGCCGAACTCCCGCGCCATCCACAGATACCTGCTGTTCATGGTGATCGTCGGGCTCACGGCCAGCGGCGAGGTGGCCAGCGCCACGACCGCGCTGCCGAGCCCCTCCGCATGGCGTGCCGCGTCCTTGCGGCAGCGGATGATCTCGGCCCCCAGGTCCGCCATGTCCGACTGCGGGTGCGTGGCGAACTCCACCTGCTCGTTGTGGAGCTCCTTCTCGAACACGTCCTGCCCCGTGCGCTCCTGCGCGGCCCGCGCGAGCACCGCCGCGGCCCGCGCCTGCGGCTCGCCGGTGTCGGGATCGACCAGGAGGAGTTCCTCTTCCACTCCGACGGTACGCACGTCATCTGGCCCTTCTGCGCTAGGTGGTGTCAGCCGTGTGCCCTCGGACGACGCCGGGACACCTCACCGGGCTGTGCGCGGGCCGTTGTCCGTGTATGCCGTGTACGCGGCCACGGCCCGGGTACCCGTCCGGCGCTTCGGGAGCCGTGCCGGGCAGGTGCGGCCCCTGGTCCGCGAAACGGAGGAGGAGAACGTGACCAGCACCACCGAGACCGGCCACGTGACCGGAACGGCCGACAAGGACTACAACCTGATCTGGTACGTCGAGGCCTGCCTGAACAACGCGCTGCGCCTCGAGTCGTACATCCAGGACGCGGAACGGGAGAAGGACACCGAGGTGGTCGAGCTGTTCCGCAAGGCACAGGCCGACAGCCGCAAGGGCGCCGACCTGGGCAAGCAGCTGCTGCGCCGACGTCTGAGCGACTGACGGCACGCCCCTGGTCACCTTCCGCACGCCCGGGTGGGCTCGACGCCTCACCCGGGCCGTCCGTGCTCGCCGCGGCCGTACCGGCTGGTTCTCCGGGTGAGGGCACGAGGAGTACAGGAGTCCGACTCGCGACCATCGGACACTCCCTTCTCCCGGGGCCAGGAGAAGCAAGGCCTGCAGTGCGTGCGTGCCCCGTTCCCGACGACCCACCCGCCCTGGGCGCATGCCGCTCCGCTCGCCCAGCGCCATTGTGGGCACGGCCGACGCGGTCACGCGAACGGGCGGGAAGGAAATCGCCAGGGAGCCGATCGTCGAGCTGCCTCGTCGGGCGAACTGCTCGGGTGACACTCTGGCCCGCGGAGCCTCCAGTGGTCGCTGCGCTGCGGGAACTTCACCGAGGAACTCCCGGTCGACCTCACCCTCGCCGCCATGGACGCCGGCGGCGTCGACCTGTCGCTGCTGAGTGCCTGGTACGGCCCCGAAGGCGCGCTGATCTCCGACGACGAGGTCGCCGCGTTCGTCGCCCACGCCCCTGACCGCTTGGCCGGCGTCGCCTCCGTCGACCTGCGCAAGCCCATGGTGGCGGTGCGGGAACTGCGTCGCTGCGTACGGGAGTCGGGGTTCAAGGCGCTGCGGGTCGTGCCGTGGCCGTGGGGCCGGCCGTCGGACACACCGGTCCGCTGCGGACGTCGGAGACGGGACGCCCGATCCCGTACCTGGTGGTCGTCTACTGGGCGTGGCTGTTCGATCCGCGGGTCCGGCCCGATGCCGTGCGAGCCGGCCGGGCCTGCTGTACGAGGGAGGTAGCGGCGCCCTGCCACTCGGGATATGCGAAGGTGAACCCCGCCGTGCGCAGCCGGCCCGGCTCCACCCGGCGGCTCTTGAGCAGTAGTTCGGTGTCCGAGCGCAGGGCGAACGCCCCGAGCTCGGCCATCCAGCGCGTCGCCGGCAGTCCCACCGGGACGCCCCAGGCCGTGCGCAGCGCCCGCATGAAGTCGCGGTGCGGAAGGGGGCCGGGTGAGGCCAGGTTCACCGGCCCTTCGAGGTCGTCCCGGGCGATCAGGAACTCCACCGCTCGTACGAAGTCCTCGGCATGGATCCAGGAGACGTACTGGCCGCCGCCGGCCACCGGGCCGCCCAGCCCGCATCGCGTCAGCCGCGACAGCATGTCGAACACCCCGCCCCGGTCCGGGCTCATGACCATCGCCGCGCGCAGCGCCACCTTGCGGGTCGCGGGAGTCGGCGCCTGGGCCTGCGCCCGCTCCCAGTTCTCCGCGATCTCGACGCTGTACGCCCAGTAGTCCGGCACCCCGGGCTCAGAGCCGCCGATCACCCCGCTCGCCTCGTCGTGTGCGGCGTCGAAGCGGTGGGCGTAGATGGTCGCCGTACTCATCTGCAGCCAGACGCGCGGTGGCCGCGCGGCGGCGGCGATCGCCTCGCCGACCACCCGCGCCGAATCCACCCGGGAGTCCATCATGGCCCGCAGGTTCTCGGCGGTGTAACGGCAGGAAACACTGCGACCGGCCAGGTTGATCACGACATCGCAGCCGTCGATCGCCGCGGCCCAGCGGCCCAGCGTGGCCCCGTCCCAGCCGACGTCGTGCGCCCGCGCGGGACGCCGGGTCACCACGGTCACCTCATGACCCGCCGCCGTCAGCGCACGGTCGAGAATCGTGCCCACCTGTCCGGTACCCCCGGGCAGCACTACCTTCATCGAAACCCCCTCGGCTTCACTCGGCATCAGCGTACCCGTTATTTTTGAACGCGTTCAACTGGAATCGCCGGGGCGCGCGGGCAGGTCGACCACCTGTGGATCCGACATTCGCGCTCAGTGAACCGTGTAACCGTGCGAGACGTACTCCTGACCGATCCCGGCGTGATCGCGACCATCCGGCTCGGGCGTCCGGGCGCGGAACCGTGGGCGGCCGCATTCGTCGGTACGGAACAGGGAGGAGGAGAGCGCATGACGCCTGGAGAGGATCACGTCTCCGAGCAGGCCGAGCCCGGGGAGGAGCAACGGGGCGACGCAGCGGTCTCGGTCGAGGAACTGCTGACGCTGCATCGCCGATCCGTCCTGGAGTACGCGGCGCTGTGCACCGGGCCGATCCCGGGCGCCGCGAAGCGGCTCGCCGGTCAGGCCTTCCGGAACACCTACGGCGACGCGGCCTCGCATGCCGGCGCCGACTACCCGTGGCGGCCGCGGCTGCTCGCGGCGGTCCTGGAGGCTGCCCGGGGATGGAGTGCGGAGGACAGGCGCTCGTCCCTGCAACCGGACCTGTGGGACGACGGAACCGGTGACGGGCGGCGGACCAAGTCCGCCCCGGACCGCGGGAGCGGCGACCGGAGACTGGTCCTGCGCGCCTTACGGAACCTGCCGGACCGCGCCCAGGTACTGCTGTGGCACACCGAGGTCGAGGCCGAGGACCTCGAGATCGTGGCGTCCCTGCTCGGCGCCGAGCCCTCCCTGCTGAACCCCGAACACGCCCGCACCCTGCTGCGGTACGAGTGCGTGCGGGCCCACCTGGACCTCGCGCCCGACGAGCGCTGCCGCCGCCTCAACCGGCTCATCGACGTCCACGCCCGCCGCACCTGCGCCGAGACGATGGCGGAGGTACTCGAACACCTCGACCGCTGCGCCTACTGCGCGACGGCGGTGGACCAGCTGGACCAGTCCCCGGACCGGCTCCCCACCCTGCTCGCTGAGGCCGTACTGGGATTCCGCGCGGCGGACTACCTCGCGACCCGGACCGCCCGCCGGACGATCGATTCGGCCCACGCGCGTTCGGAGCCCGCCCCGCAGCCCGCGGGCGCCGAGGACCGGCGGACGGCTGCGGGTGACCCCGCACCGCGGCGGCGCCGGTGGCCGCTGCTCGTCGCCATGGGAGTGGTCCTGTGCGGGGTGATCGCGGCGACGCCCATGGCCCTCAGCGGGACCGATGACGACCGCGAGGCAGCGGGCGGTCCGACGCCCGGGCCGACCCGGAGCCCGTCCGACTCCGCCGCCCGACCGTCCGCCGTCACTCGGTCGCCCGGCGCCACTACCGCGCCCGGCGCCACTACCGCGCCCGGCGCGAGCGATGTCCTGGTCACGCGGCTGCGCAACGTGAGGACCGGGCTGTGCCTCGACCTGCGTGCTTCGGCGGAGGCGGAGGGTACGCCCGCGGTGACGGCGGAATGCGGGGGATCGGCGACCCAGATGTGGCGGTTGGAGGACGGGGGACGGCTGCGGAACCAGTCGGCCCCCGGGCTGTGTCTGAACGCCGAGCCGCAGGGCACGCTCGCCCTGCGGCCGTGTGCCGATGCGGAGGGCACGGACGGTGAGGAATCCCGCGACACGCGGTACGACCTGGCGGCCGATGGCCTGTTCACCCTCGTCGCGGAGCCCGGAGTGGCCCTGACACCCCTGCGCCGGGCCGAGGGATCGATCATCCTCCTGGAGCCCGTACCGCAGGACAGAGTTCGCAGGTCCCAGCGCTGGCGCACCGACGAGGCGTCCGACCGCACCGCCTCGCCGTCGCGGATCGGCCTGGAGTCTTCGGCCGCCGGATGACGGCCGCCATCAAGGCGAGGCCGTCGCCGAGCCGCCGGGACGAGCGACGGCCCTGCGCCGGAGGCGATGCTGTCGAATGGTCGTGAATGGAGGATCCGACCGGCCGTAATCGCCTCGCGCCCGAGCCGCCCCGCGATCTACCCTCGCGGCCATGACGTCACACGCTGCGCCCGAAGGCTCCCGCACCGCTCCCGGCGGTGCCGGGCCGGTGATCCGGCCAGAGACCGCTGACGATCACCGAGACGTGCGCGAGGTTCATACGCGCGCCTTCGGTGACGGCGAGCGGATTCCCGGGCTCGTGGAGGCACTTCGTGTCGCGGAGGCCCCGTTGGCGCCGATGTCCTTCGTCGCCACCGTCGATGACCGGGTCGTCGGGCATGTCCTGCTGAGCGCGGCACGGTTGGACGCTCCGCGCCGGATCGTGGACGTCCTGTCCCTGTCACCGCTGGGCGTGGTCCCGGAGTTCCAGCGTCAGGGCATCGGCACTCAGCTCATCGCGTACGCCCTCGCGGCGGCCGACAGCCAGGGTGTGCCGTTGGTGTTTCTGGAGGGTTCGCCGCACTACTACGGCACGCGCGGCTTCGAGGAAGCCGCCGCGGTGGGCTTCCGTCCACCGTCGCTGCGCATTCCCGAAGCCGCGTTCCAGGTCGCCCGACTGTCCGCTCACGAGCCGTGGATGACGGGCACCTTCGTCTACTCGGAGGTCTTTTGGGCCTTCGACTGCGTGGGCCTGCGCGACCCCGACGCCTGAGGGGGACCGACCACGGGCAGAAGATC
Encoded proteins:
- a CDS encoding ATP-binding protein, with amino-acid sequence MERHPTGNQATAPVEGASARAARPPLAITSAAAARRHVRAFVGERWRSPAGPPTEEAMIDLILVVSELVTNAVRHGGGVAGFDVTLTSEGVRLSVRDHSAALPVGIHGPRVLPRADEGSGYGWPLINRLCSEVAVERRVAGGKTISVLVPLT
- a CDS encoding ATP-binding protein, coding for MATEPRRDDKLTAEEIHDSHAAFDGELGDVTGARTAAEGFLGTLARTSPPVAVEHWDDILLVVTELAANAVQYAPGRFELTMRRTHDGVHVTLGDTSTTSPAPRPFSPDKGGGGIGWYLIHTLCDEVSVVVHDQGKDVHVFLPW
- a CDS encoding SpoIIE family protein phosphatase, with protein sequence MSAWSPDHTEPQPFGPALRLPDGLPDLVHAGMYVVDGNGSVLAVNARAEALLRHTAAEIVGRDAHELLHRDHLGQTMPRAACPMMHAFLSGRTGGGDREWFRRGDATLLPVSWLVTPCRLDGPAMGAAVLFYESGPENGVLPAAEPPTLSQLDRLALLAETTTRLTSTLDSDEAVARLVRLVVPRLADWAIVDLISESDDVWRTTVATHHDGSVVRCEELEGPLPPVHEESLMPLSRALRGAASALAGPETYQGPPDSGITVAQQKLFQVTGMRSAAIAPIRGPRAVLGALTLGLSDRPGTFTDAELSLLEDIARRAGLALENARLYQRQRHIAETMQRHLLPQMPEVPGLRMAARYASASESAQVGGDWYDVFSLADGATAVAIGDVVGHNIDAAAGMAQVRNMLRAYAWALEEPPSSIVERLDQAVVHVTEASMATVIFGRVERNGDDAWALRWTNAGHPPPLLITHDGRSRFLDEEHDHLLGTGLIRPRTDTLTPLPPLSTLVLYTDGLIESPGHTLDRGMARLRQHAAALAHRPLHVFCDLLLERARPVDNDDDVALLVFRTPAEGGEPGGR
- a CDS encoding glutamate--cysteine ligase 2; protein product: MRTVGVEEELLLVDPDTGEPQARAAAVLARAAQERTGQDVFEKELHNEQVEFATHPQSDMADLGAEIIRCRKDAARHAEGLGSAVVALATSPLAVSPTITMNSRYLWMAREFGLPTQVQLVCGCHVHVSVESDEEGVAVLDRMRPWLSVLTALSANSPFWQGHDSQYASYRSQVWDMWPMAGPSDIFGSAERYHQCVANLIATEVVRDEGMVYFDARLSQRYPTVEIRVADVCLHPDTAVLVAALGRGLVDTAAREWRAGREPLGHSAGLLRLATWRAARSGMSENLLDPSTMRPRPAAEVIRALLDHVEEALVANGDAERVRAALAELTGRGNGARVQREVMERTGSLREVVVACIRHTQA
- a CDS encoding amidohydrolase family protein, with amino-acid sequence MDAGGVDLSLLSAWYGPEGALISDDEVAAFVAHAPDRLAGVASVDLRKPMVAVRELRRCVRESGFKALRVVPWPWGRPSDTPVRCGRRRRDARSRTWWSSTGRGCSIRGSGPMPCEPAGPAVRGR
- a CDS encoding TIGR01777 family oxidoreductase produces the protein MKVVLPGGTGQVGTILDRALTAAGHEVTVVTRRPARAHDVGWDGATLGRWAAAIDGCDVVINLAGRSVSCRYTAENLRAMMDSRVDSARVVGEAIAAAARPPRVWLQMSTATIYAHRFDAAHDEASGVIGGSEPGVPDYWAYSVEIAENWERAQAQAPTPATRKVALRAAMVMSPDRGGVFDMLSRLTRCGLGGPVAGGGQYVSWIHAEDFVRAVEFLIARDDLEGPVNLASPGPLPHRDFMRALRTAWGVPVGLPATRWMAELGAFALRSDTELLLKSRRVEPGRLRTAGFTFAYPEWQGAATSLVQQARPARTASGRTRGSNSHAQ
- a CDS encoding RICIN domain-containing protein; its protein translation is MTPGEDHVSEQAEPGEEQRGDAAVSVEELLTLHRRSVLEYAALCTGPIPGAAKRLAGQAFRNTYGDAASHAGADYPWRPRLLAAVLEAARGWSAEDRRSSLQPDLWDDGTGDGRRTKSAPDRGSGDRRLVLRALRNLPDRAQVLLWHTEVEAEDLEIVASLLGAEPSLLNPEHARTLLRYECVRAHLDLAPDERCRRLNRLIDVHARRTCAETMAEVLEHLDRCAYCATAVDQLDQSPDRLPTLLAEAVLGFRAADYLATRTARRTIDSAHARSEPAPQPAGAEDRRTAAGDPAPRRRRWPLLVAMGVVLCGVIAATPMALSGTDDDREAAGGPTPGPTRSPSDSAARPSAVTRSPGATTAPGATTAPGASDVLVTRLRNVRTGLCLDLRASAEAEGTPAVTAECGGSATQMWRLEDGGRLRNQSAPGLCLNAEPQGTLALRPCADAEGTDGEESRDTRYDLAADGLFTLVAEPGVALTPLRRAEGSIILLEPVPQDRVRRSQRWRTDEASDRTASPSRIGLESSAAG
- a CDS encoding GNAT family N-acetyltransferase; this encodes MIRPETADDHRDVREVHTRAFGDGERIPGLVEALRVAEAPLAPMSFVATVDDRVVGHVLLSAARLDAPRRIVDVLSLSPLGVVPEFQRQGIGTQLIAYALAAADSQGVPLVFLEGSPHYYGTRGFEEAAAVGFRPPSLRIPEAAFQVARLSAHEPWMTGTFVYSEVFWAFDCVGLRDPDA